CGTAAACATTGCCGCAACAATGCCGCGGACCAGATCGCCCACGAAACAGAATGAGCGAGTTTGCGTGCCGTCGCCATAGATCGAAATCGGTTTTCCCGCCAGCGCCTGCGCGATGAAGTTCGGTACGACCCGACCATCGCGGAGGTCATTTCGGGGACCGTAGGTGTTGAATATGCGAATAATGCGGGCATCAACCGCGTGCTGACGCACGAACTCCATGGTCAAAGCCTCACCAAAACGCTTTCCCTCGTCATAACATGCCCGCGGCCCAACTGGATTGACATTTCCCCAATACGTCTCGGGCTGAGGATGAACAAGTGGATCGCCGTAGACTTCGGACGTGGAAGCGTAGAGAAACTTTGCACCGTTTTCCCGTGCCAAGGTAAGCAGATTCTCCGTGCCGACAGAGTTAACTCGCAGCGTCGCAAGGGGGTACTGTAAGTAGCCCTCAGGGCTGGCGGGGCTCGCCAGATGAAATACCGCCTCTCCTTGCCATGCGATTGGCTCGGTGACGTCGTGGTCTCGGAGAGAAAACCGGTCGCTCTCCGCAAGATGAGCAACATTCTTGGCGCGACCGGTTATGCCGCTATCAACGGCTGTGACCGTGTGTCCTTGCGCAATCAAGTAATC
The nucleotide sequence above comes from Chloroflexota bacterium. Encoded proteins:
- a CDS encoding SDR family oxidoreductase, with the translated sequence MRILVAGGAGFVGSHLCDYLIAQGHTVTAVDSGITGRAKNVAHLAESDRFSLRDHDVTEPIAWQGEAVFHLASPASPEGYLQYPLATLRVNSVGTENLLTLARENGAKFLYASTSEVYGDPLVHPQPETYWGNVNPVGPRACYDEGKRFGEALTMEFVRQHAVDARIIRIFNTYGPRNDLRDGRVVPNFIAQALAGKPISIYGDGTQTRSFCFVGDLVRGIVAAMFTAETQGEIFNLGNPDERSIRDFADMIVRLTGTNVPIVHKPLPADDPRRRRPDITKARTWLGWTPEVSLEEGLAETIAYFRQELAAQPMQ